ACATCACATACATCTACGATTGAACATTAGAGTGGACAAGAATGATTGGAACTGGGTTACAGTTGATACACACAAAGACCCACAAACTGGAAACATTACCAGCCGATGCTGTCATGgctagtaaaaaataaatgtatatggCTGTGTATAgccacacatttacataatacaTACAGCAATACAAGCTTTTACTatgatttttgtttatgtttgttcaAGTTCAGAATTCTGGCCCATATAGAAGAAAGATGACTCAGATAAGCTGAGATTACGTTAGGTCCTGAAAAGATCTGTAGCCCTCAGATATGATAGCTGACAGGGTATGAGTCCCTTTGTTTTGCCACAGATagaaaaagataattttccCAGTCTTAAGGAGGTTATTCCTAAACATTTGTAAATGCTAGTTCATTTCCCAactcaatgtttttttcttttctttagaaTGGACAAAATGACTTAACTGTATTAAGTTGATATACTAGAcatttgtgaattaaaaaaaatgggaatAATTCCCTTTTCTGTACCCAAtggattttagattttagacgaaatagaaatgtaatggTAGTGGTCCAAATTTTGATTCAACTTAAACTTCTCTCATACAGTATTGGTTTGGGATGAATAAATGAGTAAGGTGAGACTCAGATGCCTGAGAGACTTGCTGGTCCTGGGCTGTACAAGTCCATGGCGGGAAGCTTTGTAAACTTTCccagaaaatattttcttctaGGTTTCCACCAGCAAATGAGATTTACATCCAGAGGTGGTTTTTGGTCACTTTTAAACTCTATCTCTTACAACAGAGTATCTGTCAAAGGCAAGAACAAGTTGACCACAGTAAATCATATGTTTTCATTAAGTAAAACAAGCATCTTGTTGTGTCCTGTGGTAACAGCATCATGTCGGTGAACCCTCCGAGCAGCAATGATGCCTGCCTCAGCATCGTCCACAGCCTCATGTGCCACCGGCAGGGCGGAGAGAACGAGGGCTTTGCCAAGCGTGCCATTGAGAGCCTGGTAAAAAAgttgaaggagaagaaggacgAGCTGGACTCGCTCATCACTGCCATTACCACCAATGGTGTCCATCCCAGCAAGTGTGTCACCATCCAGAGGACGCTTGATGGAAGGCTACAGGTAAGTCAACCTCGACAGGCAGTGACTTTATATCAGTAAACTTAAGAAGTCTAATTTTTACCTTCTGTGCATGATAAAGTACAACTGCAGGAAGACTTATCTTTAATAATTTATGTCAGTTACTCTATCTTACCTATTGTGTAGTCAGGAATCAGGAATTTATACTGTTTATCTACACTCCCACACTTTGGATTTGGATTGTTGTTGTCactatgttaaaaaaatattcagtattaAAAATACCTTGCAAACAGCCATCAGGATAATCTGTGCAAGGTGTTTTTTGCAAGAATTTGATCTGACCATAATACCGTATCGCAGGGTATATGTATTCACAGTATTTAAATTTTCATTATCAAGAGTAAAAATTAAAGCTGTTGACATGGTAATGCGAGACATTTGCTTTATTTCATGACATATCCAGTAGGTGGCGACATTTTAtcaatcacacatacacagtatgCAGGCATACAAGGTGATGGCACAAATCAATTTGAATTCatcaatgaattcattttataacaaaccattttcattttcaatgcaGCATTTTCCCAATCAGTGCaagtaaatatgaatatatgcaAGATCGTGACAGCAGTAACACATATCTGAGCATGAGTGTGGAGTGCGTGTCAAAAGGTTACTCAGAAGTCAATGATGCACAGTAACTAATATCATACAGTGGTCACTAGAAGTCAGTCTTCCTAGACCTGGGCATACTGGTGGTGTCACGTGCATTGAGAGGCCCAGACCAGGATATCTTCGTAGGTGCTTCGTAGGACTCATGCTAACAGTTAATATTTACATATGAATTAATAGCACACAGCACATCAGGCTGCAGTTGTATGACATGTGTCTACTGCCATGTTTATAAATTTGATAATCTGTACACACAGTATATCATGCTTAAGAACTTCTGCTACTGTTCCTGCTTTCTGCCCTAACGTAAATGTATTTAGATAGTCAATGCTTATTGATGTAACCTGATAAGACAGAAAAGTGGACACCAAATAATATACATGAATGTGGACATGACTGCCACAGTTGGTCTTCTTCAGGTCTCAGTAAAGGAGTGAACACACCTGtatttaatataaaatgatgaaacatcACAGGCACAGCATTATGACCTAATTCACCTGAATAAGCCACTGAAGCACCTCTGTAGTCTTACTGTCTTCATGTGATTGGACAGAGCTGGATATGTATGGTAGCTCACACCTGATTGTGATTGAACTGAGACATCTGTACTGGAATGATTGAACTTTAAGAACACTGTAACCTGTGGACATTCTTTATATTTACTTTATGACAGAACAGACACAGTCTGTTATACACATTTCTACTGATTTATTTGCAAAATCATTATATAAAATAGGAGACAACAAAGAACCTAACAAGaaactttttttatatttttgtttgagaataatgtaatattttgtgaTCATACTTTTGTGAGAGATACAGACTGAGAATATTGTCCTGGAGGAAATGTGGCAGATTATCTAAACAGGAGatgatgatttattattgtgtCATCTGTTCAGTTCTATACCTGATGAAGATGTCCGTGATAGAACAAATCACCGACGGTGGTTGttgctcaggggtagagccagcaccttgttatcggaaggtcgctggttcgattccaCTGATCTGCATGTTGAAgcgtccttgggcaagataaccacaaactgctcctgatatGCTTGTCggtaccttgcatggcagccaccaccatcagtgtatgaatgtatgtatgaattactgtaagtcactttggacaaaagcgtctgatGAATGTAAAAAAGTAACACATTCAGTGTCCCAAAAGGAGCTCAGCAGTATGTTGATTGTCCTCTATTCTCGTGTGACTTTCTTTTGTTGTCAGTCTAAAAACCTGCACTCATTTCAGACCCACACGTGATTTACACACATTGTGCAATTATTCAGGTAGCCCTCAAATAGAGAAAAAAGCCTACTCCTCTAcacttaatacattttttaaaaaagtgccaGAGTCAGTCTGTCTTGAGAACAAGATGGAGCTAAGTGCTCCTGTTGTAATGATgccatgctctctctctccctctctctgtgtctctttctcatCAGGTGGCAGGAAGGAAAGGTTTTCCTCATGTCATTTATGCACGACTGTGGCGCTGGCCCGACCTTCACAAAAATGAACTCAAGCATGTGAAGTTCTGCCAGTATGCTTTTGACCTCAAATATGACAATGTGTGTGTCAACCCGTACCATTATGAGAGGGTGGTGTCACCAGGCATCGGTAGGTCAGCTTCATACTTCAGCAGACTTTATTAGGACTGGACAGGTTTAACAGTGTCTGCTCTGGTGAATATTTGTAAGCATATTTATACAAACTTAATAAATGTCATTCCTGCTGTAGTGAGCATGTTACTGattcttcattttctgtttgatgtCTTCTTTTACAGTTGGTCTCAGCCTTCAAAATACAGGTGAGTTCTGTTCTACAGCATCACACAGTGATTTACAGGAGTTCAAATGCTGTCATTACTATTAAGAGAACATGCTCAAGCTAATGAAATAGGTAGTGTGCATGCTACTCTTATAAACTGATTATTAGTACATAAGGAAATGAACATTAAATCGCTTTATAAACTGAAAGATGTGTGCTATTTTACCATGCATACAATGTAGGATTTGAGATTGCCAAAGATGGCCTCCGCCACCCTtagtcaaacagacacacagacctgtAGATACTTATTAGCAGAGGAGCCAGCAATATAACCTGGTTGCTACCTTGgagtctgtgctgtgtttggtcTGCAGTGGTGTTTGGGTGGTTGGTGTGTGTTGGGTGGTGCCCACCTGGGCGTAGGTACCTGGGATTTCCCAGCAGAGCCTTGCACTGTAGCAGGGTGGTCAGTGGTTTACACTCTGTCAGTGGTTTTGATGCTGTGCCTGATTGGAgtatatatgcatgtatatatgtatgctTATATGTATGTATGCGTAGGTATGTacttgtgcttttcttttttttttttagcttttcttgTTTAGACTTCAGTAGTTTGGCTTCATTGTTATGCATCGTGTTATATTATGTTCCTGGAGGCAAGATAGCAGAGGTGGTGTGAGCAGAGATCGGAGTCAGAGTGGCAAAACTCTGAGAAAGATGGAGATCATATTTAGTGTTGATAGATTAAACTGGAAGAAACTAGAAGTAACGAGCAAAACAGGTAATAAATGACTCAAATGTAGCAAACACAACTGGTAGTTGAGTCTGCAATTGGGTGGAGTAAGTATCTGAAGAGCTCTTGATTACAGTGATGAGATGGAGCTGGTGGCTCCACAGTGACTCCAGCATACCTGCAGATATttaaacatacacactcatgcacacacatgcacatatgcacacaaacacacacacacacacacacacacacacacacacacacacacacaggttaagAAAGCAGAATTATGACAGTAGGTACTGTGTAATGACCTATCCATCCAAATGTTTCTAATAACAAATGGAAATCAtcaaaaatgtactgtatgtcgAGACAAGCTGAGTCAATTTAAATGCTGATGTGGATCTTTCACACCATTTCATTAATGtctaaaaaatacttttaatgtgaaagaaATGTTGTTAACTAAATTGAGAATATTTTCAGTGATTTACAGACGTACTGGTGCTCAGACCTTCACTGAGAGCGGCCCACCGACAAGTCaagataaaatcattttaatacaGATACACTGTAATGGTTTTTACATTTTCGCATAATAAGTGAAACCATATTTCTCAACCTTGAActgttatataataatattttgtgATCATCACAAAGGATTTATACATTATCATACCATGGTTTAGgggaatactcgattctgattggctgcagggtgtctaTTAATCCttgatatatggacacctactaagtcgttccagtcaaattgtctgttcacCTTTCTAAATTAATGCGCTAGCCGGCGTATTAGCCTGTCTCTAAAATGAGGGAACGCTGagtgcagtcagtcagtccttcagtgccttaacctctgaacaccacaggatgGCAACTGTAACgcacaagctgcagaaagtacacttcccctctaaacTTACTGATACTTTGTATCACATAAGGGAATAATCTAACATCCCGTTCGTTGTTCAACTCTCTACCTCAGGCTGCGGCCACAGTAATGTTACACATGGCCgatcatttttttgtgaaaatcttgatattgattcaaggacaatgacatgactggttagctagctagtcttgttgttaaacatactgtcaaatgatatttactgtttgtcaactgtacgcaatgttattgactttgaatcttgcttgCATAGTGTTAGCTGGCTCATCACTTAGCAGACTAGAATATCTCCCGATGCCAAGTCCATCCTGTTTAAAGTGCCTAAGGTCCGTCCTgtttactggaggagtgaacagCGTTTCCATCGCATAAGAACCTAATGCGGAgggtaatgattgttccaggtattagtcaaaccctcaggtgTTACCAGGAAAACTAAGTTATGGCCTGTGAAAAactatattttgattgtaaaacacgtgaaaatatgaattaacggtcttaatttattttctttggcaagtgaccatggtataagcaGGATAACACCCTTGAACGGGCATTATCCCTTATTTATATgcttctgtgttgtgtgtcttgttttttgagTTTGTGGCAGCTTTATAGCTATATGAACAGTGAGGCCAATTCCTTTATTTTGGCTGCAAAACTAAAAGCATTTGGCTTTGACATCAGAAGTTGAATATGAGACAAGAGATCAGCATTTCAGCTTTCATTTCAGGGTATTTATATCTAGATCTGTTAAAAAAACTTAGAAGATAGCACCTTCCCCACTTAAATCCCTGTTAAGGAGTCTTGCCTAAAGAGACCCTGATTTTTCCCATAACCCTAACCTCCTTCtgcttcctgcagcagcacaaggCGGGCTAATCAAAGAGGAGtacatccatgactgtataCAGATGGACCTCCCACCGGGCATGCCTCTGTCTGACCACCAAGCAGCCATGAAGCTGCCCCCCCCAGACCACTATGGGCAGCCTTTACCTCCCCCACAGCTGTCCTCTGAGCCCCATGGACCTCCACCTGTCACCAGATACACTAACCTGCCAGTTTCACCCAAAGGTCAGCTCTTCAGTATCTGATGATTGTATTAATTATTGGATGGTTAACTAAATCATTATCATATGAGCTTCTATTGGTTGACCAATGTATATTATTTTTGACAGgtaaatgataataaatctTTGTGTGAGCTGAGAGAAGCCCCTCAGACTTTTTTATTGAAGGGTAGATGAAAGCCTTTGGgcttcagtcagtcagaatgGCAAAACATATTCATAAGCTGAAAAGTGattacagcagcaacaactttATTTTAGATTGGGCCCACAGACACAAGtcaatgttttcctctgttttcctttcagtGTCCAGTTCTGGAGGCTTGCTACCACTGCAGGGCGGTCATGGTGACAACCGTCTGCAAACTGCATCCCCACAGGCTCAAGTTATGACCCCGGCACCACGACCTCCAACCCCAACCCAACcccctcctcagcagcagactgcCCAGCAAACCACACAGCCACCCCACCCACAACAACCCTCCCTACCTCCGCCTCACTCTCACGGACAGAACGGTTACAGCAGCAATAAACACTCTCAGAGTCAGGCTGCCTTCCACAGTGAGTTCAATGCATGCACATTCATGGTCAAAAGTTTCTATCCACTTGTATaaaacatgtatatcatggcagtcttctGTTCCAATTAGatctacagctctcatgttcCTGTGATGGAAAGAATGGAACATAAACTACTTTGTCAGAAAAATCAGttatgaagtttggttcaataattaatttactgtaggtcttctgaaaatttGGCAGTACGTTTGGAAGAGCGAAGATGAGGCCTTTAACCCCAAGAACACATACCTACTGTCAAGCAAGGTGCTGGTAGTATTATGCTGTgaggctgttttgctgccagtgaaTCTGCTGCTCTAAAAAGGAAGtaatggaataatgaagaaggaggattatctccaaattcttcaggaaaacttAAAGTCATCAACCAGAAGATTAACCGTTTTGTTCAGTTTGGGTATTCAAAGGGGACAGTGTTCcgaaacacacattaaaattaGTAAATGGCTAAATCAGTCCAGAATTATGGTTTTGTCTGTGCCAGGAACCTCACAAATTCAGCTGAGCGATTTTATCTAGAGGGGTGGTTAAAAAGCTTTTGGGTGGCTATCAAAAGCAGCTAACTGAGGTGAAATTAggaaagaaacatttaactgaatatttaactgagaagtactgtatatatatttttgatccagcagatttgtttacattttcagaggCCCTCtaataaattaattactgaACCAaatttcatgaatgtttttgtgacaaagtaatatgtgttccactcattccgTCACAGAATCATGAGAGCTAttgaaatcattggaactgaaggGACTCACTCGCCTGCACgcagagaactgtgaggacgtgattcacattcgcgctgtgattcgttcatgatttgCAAACCTACTGCACACGGAGAATTGTCagtgaggacgtgattctcgttcacgtactgtgctgaaagtggtgctgtgtcactcactcactcactcagggcagaggagttgattcactttcagtaaccgtactgctaaaattagcgctgtgttgttaacatctgtgtagcatcatgttaagtgattttattgtgcacagaggacactttcaccgtgtaataatattagtgcatgtataccactcaaagcagcactgtgtgattgtgtactatagtcggtgaacgcaccgtccctcagtaagtgaacgtgaacctcagggtTGAaaagtgatgggaacggcagttctttttactgtactgaatctctagaatctaTTCAGTAaaattcaaaagatttgttcagcAAATTGTTCAGTGccctccaactccctgaactgataaacagCCAGACGATCTGTCATTCACTTCACGATTCAGCGAATcttttgaatgaatcattttaatgaacggattctagagattcagtacagtgacaagaactgccgttcccatcactagaTAGCTCTCTGTACAGGTGTGAGCACCCCCAAGACACACTGAGGGGGCACTGAGATCCGATCACTCCGAACACATTCGGAGGTCCAGCATGTGGCAATGTGATGAAATGACATCTTACAACATATTTGATGATATAGAACGTTCGTAattaattatataaatattgaattaatatgatatgaaattaattattattaattgtaTTCTGAGTCTGCTAATATTCAGTGCATTATAAAATATGTCACactaaaacacagtttctgacaGAGCTAATTTTGTAAATCGTTATTTACAAATCAGTACTGGTCAACTGATAAATTTACAACCAGCACAAGGAGAAGACTTTCTTTTCGTTAACTGTTACACTGTGCTTCAGTGAACACTGCAAATGGTAGCACACTCATCATTTTGTACTTGTTATTCAGCAGTTTggacaggcagcagcacagcctcCTACGCTCCAATAGGACCCCAGCAGAATGGGCGTGGTCACCAACAACCTCCCCTCCATCACCCAAACCACCACTGTAAGATatgctttaaaacatttgacatgAGATTCAGTTTAACTCTTTCACTTGAACTTATTCCAAGACTAAACAACACCCTTCACACTGCTTCTTGTTATGTATTTTGATATCGAAGCTCTTGTGtgatttgtgtcatttttagacatcagtttcagctggcaaaatgttgctttgcttttttctgcctcaaactaatcttcttctccctct
This window of the Acanthopagrus latus isolate v.2019 chromosome 3, fAcaLat1.1, whole genome shotgun sequence genome carries:
- the si:dkey-222b8.1 gene encoding mothers against decapentaplegic homolog 4 isoform X3, which gives rise to MWTDSELGHHDASELSAHSLADQLNTSIMSVNPPSSNDACLSIVHSLMCHRQGGENEGFAKRAIESLVKKLKEKKDELDSLITAITTNGVHPSKCVTIQRTLDGRLQVAGRKGFPHVIYARLWRWPDLHKNELKHVKFCQYAFDLKYDNVCVNPYHYERVVSPGIVGLSLQNTAAQGGLIKEEYIHDCIQMDLPPGMPLSDHQAAMKLPPPDHYGQPLPPPQLSSEPHGPPPVTRYTNLPVSPKVSSSGGLLPLQGGHGDNRLQTASPQAQVMTPAPRPPTPTQPPPQQQTAQQTTQPPHPQQPSLPPPHSHGQNGYSSNKHSQSQAAFHIWTGSSTASYAPIGPQQNGRGHQQPPLHHPNHHWSQHHGSTSFPPSVSNHPGPEFWCSISYFEMDVQVGEMFKVPSSCPVVTVDGYVDPSGGDRFCLGQLSNVHRTDASERARLHIGKGVQLECRGEGDVWMRCMSDHAVFVQSYYLDREAGRAPGDAVHKIYPGAYIKVFDLRQCHRQMQQQAATAQAAAAAQAAAVAGNIPGPGSVGGIAPAVSLSAAAGIGVDDLRRLCILRLSFVKGWGPDYPRQSIKHTPCWVEVHLHRALQLLDEVLHTMPLADPGPAN
- the si:dkey-222b8.1 gene encoding mothers against decapentaplegic homolog 4 isoform X1, with product MWTDSELGHHDASELSAHSLADQLNTSIMSVNPPSSNDACLSIVHSLMCHRQGGENEGFAKRAIESLVKKLKEKKDELDSLITAITTNGVHPSKCVTIQRTLDGRLQVAGRKGFPHVIYARLWRWPDLHKNELKHVKFCQYAFDLKYDNVCVNPYHYERVVSPGIVGLSLQNTAAQGGLIKEEYIHDCIQMDLPPGMPLSDHQAAMKLPPPDHYGQPLPPPQLSSEPHGPPPVTRYTNLPVSPKVSSSGGLLPLQGGHGDNRLQTASPQAQVMTPAPRPPTPTQPPPQQQTAQQTTQPPHPQQPSLPPPHSHGQNGYSSNKHSQSQAAFHTVWTGSSTASYAPIGPQQNGRGHQQPPLHHPNHHWSQHHGSTSFPPSVSNHPGPEFWCSISYFEMDVQVGEMFKVPSSCPVVTVDGYVDPSGGDRFCLGQLSNVHRTDASERARLHIGKGVQLECRGEGDVWMRCMSDHAVFVQSYYLDREAGRAPGDAVHKIYPGAYIKVFDLRQCHRQMQQQAATAQAAAAAQAAAVAGNIPGPGSVGGIAPAVSLSAAAGIGVDDLRRLCILRLSFVKGWGPDYPRQSIKHTPCWVEVHLHRALQLLDEVLHTMPLADPGPAN
- the si:dkey-222b8.1 gene encoding mothers against decapentaplegic homolog 4 isoform X2, which translates into the protein MWTDSELGHHDASELSAHSLADQLNTSIMSVNPPSSNDACLSIVHSLMCHRQGGENEGFAKRAIESLVKKLKEKKDELDSLITAITTNGVHPSKCVTIQRTLDGRLQVAGRKGFPHVIYARLWRWPDLHKNELKHVKFCQYAFDLKYDNVCVNPYHYERVVSPGIVGLSLQNTAQGGLIKEEYIHDCIQMDLPPGMPLSDHQAAMKLPPPDHYGQPLPPPQLSSEPHGPPPVTRYTNLPVSPKVSSSGGLLPLQGGHGDNRLQTASPQAQVMTPAPRPPTPTQPPPQQQTAQQTTQPPHPQQPSLPPPHSHGQNGYSSNKHSQSQAAFHTVWTGSSTASYAPIGPQQNGRGHQQPPLHHPNHHWSQHHGSTSFPPSVSNHPGPEFWCSISYFEMDVQVGEMFKVPSSCPVVTVDGYVDPSGGDRFCLGQLSNVHRTDASERARLHIGKGVQLECRGEGDVWMRCMSDHAVFVQSYYLDREAGRAPGDAVHKIYPGAYIKVFDLRQCHRQMQQQAATAQAAAAAQAAAVAGNIPGPGSVGGIAPAVSLSAAAGIGVDDLRRLCILRLSFVKGWGPDYPRQSIKHTPCWVEVHLHRALQLLDEVLHTMPLADPGPAN
- the si:dkey-222b8.1 gene encoding mothers against decapentaplegic homolog 4 isoform X4, whose product is MSVNPPSSNDACLSIVHSLMCHRQGGENEGFAKRAIESLVKKLKEKKDELDSLITAITTNGVHPSKCVTIQRTLDGRLQVAGRKGFPHVIYARLWRWPDLHKNELKHVKFCQYAFDLKYDNVCVNPYHYERVVSPGIVGLSLQNTAAQGGLIKEEYIHDCIQMDLPPGMPLSDHQAAMKLPPPDHYGQPLPPPQLSSEPHGPPPVTRYTNLPVSPKVSSSGGLLPLQGGHGDNRLQTASPQAQVMTPAPRPPTPTQPPPQQQTAQQTTQPPHPQQPSLPPPHSHGQNGYSSNKHSQSQAAFHTVWTGSSTASYAPIGPQQNGRGHQQPPLHHPNHHWSQHHGSTSFPPSVSNHPGPEFWCSISYFEMDVQVGEMFKVPSSCPVVTVDGYVDPSGGDRFCLGQLSNVHRTDASERARLHIGKGVQLECRGEGDVWMRCMSDHAVFVQSYYLDREAGRAPGDAVHKIYPGAYIKVFDLRQCHRQMQQQAATAQAAAAAQAAAVAGNIPGPGSVGGIAPAVSLSAAAGIGVDDLRRLCILRLSFVKGWGPDYPRQSIKHTPCWVEVHLHRALQLLDEVLHTMPLADPGPAN